The following is a genomic window from Artemia franciscana chromosome 4, ASM3288406v1, whole genome shotgun sequence.
tcaatgtttgTATTCTCCTGGGATTTGCTGTGATACTCACTCTTGTTTTTCTCCTAATTGtagattttgttgttcataattttaatttgtgatTTGTTTTGATTCTTGTTGGCATAAATCATCTAACTGCCGTTATTGTTTGGCTTCATTTTTCTTCACCATTACTTCAGATATTTTTCCGTTCCTTCTAATTCAGCTGCTGGAAATTCACCCATTATCTAGTATAAGCCTCTTGACAAGCTTTTCGCTTGTGTTTTAGTCGTTGTGCTTCCATTTTGTTGTGTTTGCTTCAATCTCGTTTTTGACTCGTTGTCTTCATGTCTTccaaacttatattttttgtgcttcattttcaaGTTTGTCTCGTAGTGATTCTCGTTGTTGCATATTTTCTATCTGCATATTTCTTTGTGCTTCATTTTcatctttgatttttttcgaTTCTTGCTGCCGCTTGCCTTACAACCGCATGTTTCTTTGTTCCTCATTTTCTTTCTCCTTTACCATAATCATTTTTCAGGCCCCTGTGCTTTAGCTGTTTTGATCAGTGTTTTTAAGTTTGACGGCTCAGGCTGTTGCATGTCTTCTAATCATATATGTATCTGCATTTCAGTATCGTTCATTGTTACTTCAAATATTCACTCCGTGTCTTCTGCTTTGGCTTTTTCGATTGGCCTTATCCTGTTTGATTGTCCAGGTTATTGTTTACGGCAATTGTGAATGTTTAATGGTCGAGGTTATTCATTTTAAGCAATTGTGAATTTGCGTCTTTTGCTTTGTCTTCTTGTCATAGTTGATGGCCAAAATGGTGGGAAAAAATTCTTGTTATTCAAACGAATTATCTTAACAAttataaatttgtgtttttcgGTTTGTCTTCCTGGTCTCGTAACGCTTTTAATAGCTTTATTGTCAAAAGTTGTTAAAGCAGCATTAATTAAAACCcttattttcttccaaaaatattttccgtATTATTAGCTTCAGCTGTTCGGATCGGTCTTGTCACATTTGATGGTCTAGGTTTTTAGGCTTCAGTAATTGTGAGTTTGCGCTTTTTGGGCTTTCTCATAGCGTCATTTATacgattatttttttcttatcgaACCTTGTAACCGATCTGGATCTTTTTATTAGGCCAAAACACCTAAGGgtgccaattttttaagaagaaatacagagcaattaaaaaaaaaaaaaaaaatactactattTGTTGTGACCATTGTTTTCACTtatcttttagttttagatCTCATTGTCCATGATTTTCACGAAAATGAAATtcccagttttcttttttttgagccACATTGTTTTTATTAGGGGAACGGTGGGGAGGAGTTCTCTGGATTTTATTAtagattaagttttttttatccaacttaCTTACATCGGtacctttttgtttctttttaatccttttaagtatctttttaatctttttaatccTTTAAAAATAGCCCATCATAGTGACCTTCGGgtcctttttgtttcttttttgtcttggCCTATCTAACTCCTCTTTTCAGTATGAAATACCTTATTGTTTAAACCAAAGCAAGGTCCTAGCCAATCGCAGGCCAAACATCAAGCAAGTCCTCTTTCTCTGTTATAGAATTGAAGGGCAAATAATAGTTAATTTCTGCTATTTATACCTCTTGCATCGAGGGATTGTGGGATTAGGTCATCTCCTTTGCATATTCATAggaacttctgattattttaagtaatatctcaaaatttgtcaaAACCTAGATTGGATGTCTAGGGGTTAAAGCGGGGCAGGTGACAAAAGGATAATATCGAATGAGATATCTCCGAAGCCTTTGAGACCCTTCACACAAAGTGGCTGGATGAAACAGAGATAGGTAATTTTAGCCATATGGCGTGTTTCTATGGCTCAAATGAATCCTCCAAAGTGGAAATTGTGATATGAATGTATGGTTTATGGCCGTTTATTCTTGCttctcatttttagtttcaggagttttgtttttcactaTGTTGCCCATCATAGTGACCTTCGGGTCTCAAGTTTAAGGCAAGGTTTGAGCCcgaagataatttcttaataatAGCGGAAGTATATAAAAAACCTAAACTTGtgtattaaacattaaaaaaaactatttgaaaatgatcCCTATTAAGtaatcggattaacgacgcttcttgacgaCAAAGGTCATTGTGTTAGCCCCAGTGTGCTACTGCAGCCAGATTTGGTTTCCCGGTCCCGTAGTACTAAGCTAAGGTCAAGCAAACTGCGCCACCAAAGGACAAAAATGACCACTATGTCACTTTTAAAGTTATGATTTATATCACGTGCTGTAATGACGTGATATTGTCGTACTTTAATGACGTGATATGTAATGACGTACTTTTAATGACGTGATATTTCCTTGATATGTTTCAAAACGAGATTTATAGCTCAAAATGGATCCAAGTCTTCTGATAGCAAGTAAAAGCTTTAAAAGGCGAAGTATGAAGGTTCCTAgtgtgaaaaacaaaaaagagaagaaagaaaTGTCTCCATTAGGAgagacaaaaatgcaaaaaatgtcCTATTTTGCTGTATCAAAGTTAAATACTTCAAAAGACCCACTTTTTGTGGAAACGTTACCTTACAAGTTCAGTGCCTTAGCAAAAATAGTCAAGTATATGCAAAAGAGATATCTGGAAGGAAATGACTACTCACTAAGTCTTAAACAAGTATTAGGTGAAACAGATCAGCTGGATATTAGTAGCAGTACAAAAACATGGTTGGCAAAAATAGCTCTCCCAGAAAAtccaaaattagaaataacGAGTGAGAATAAGTACATATACAAGCCGGTATATAACATCAGaagtaaaaaatagtttttgaaactCCTGAAACGTTATCATTCAAAAGGCCTTGGGGGAATCTCACTAAAAGATATCCAAGAATCACTACCAAATTCTGAAAAGATCTTAAATCACCTTCACGACAAAGTCATTTGTATCCCTGGTGCAGATAAGGACGTAGTGCTATTCTACAATGATGGTAATGATGCTAGCTTAGAAGTGGACGAGGATGTTATTAAAGAATGGCGACTAGTGTCTGTTGACAtagatgacaaaaaaattgaaaaatatctacaaaaacgaaacatgaaaattatggaaaatataaaaaagcgaCAAATGCCTACTATTTTTAAGAGGAATAAAAAAACACGAAGAATAAGAGGGATGAAAAGGACTAGAGATAATAATCATCTTGATGAGAATTTCAATTAGTCACTTATAAGTTTTAACCAGCTCCAGCTCCAGACATGTTCAATATACCGACTCC
Proteins encoded in this region:
- the LOC136025692 gene encoding general transcription factor IIE subunit 2-like, whose product is MDPSLLIASKSFKRRSMKVPSVKNKKEKKEMSPLGETKMQKMSYFAVSKLNTSKDPLFVETLPYKFSALAKIVKYMQKRYLEGNDYSLSLKQVLGETDQLDISSSTKTWLAKIALPENPKLEITSENKYIYKPVVATATTMVKNPPIHIRSLNAASCND